In Streptomyces rapamycinicus NRRL 5491, the genomic stretch TTGGCCGGGGTGCCGTCGGTCTTCTTGAGGGACTCGCCGTTCCAGCCGTTCTGCTTGAAGACCTTGCCGGTGTAGGACCTGATCACGCTGTCGTCGGGCAGCGTGAACTTCTGCAGGCTCGACGTCGTGTCGTGGGTGCCGTGACCGCCGGTGGCCTTACGGCGGGCGTCGATGCCGCGGGTGTTGGAGACGTACACCTCGTTGCCGGAGGTGGTGATCTCCGAGGGGAAGTAGTCCGTGGGGAGCAGGCCGACGTAACTGACCGGCTCCTGCGCGGAGGTGTACTTGTAGACGGCGACGGCGTTGGCGCGGCCGAGGGTCACCAGCAGATGGCCGTCGTCGGTGAGGGTCACCGCGTCGGGCTCGTAGCCCACCTTGGCCTTGGCCCACGGCTGGGTGGAGATGGTCTGGACGACCTTGTCCTTCGCCGTGTCGATGACCGACACGTTGTTGTCGGCGGTGTTGGTGACGAACACCGCGCCGTTCTTGGCGTACACGGCGGTTGGGTGCAGACCGACCTCGATGCCGGCGACCGCGGCGTCCTGGTTCGCCAGGTCGATGACGCTGACCGTGCCGCTGGTGGTGGCGGCGGTCTTCTGGTCGGCGAGTACCTGCGTGCCGTACGAGTTGATCGTGGGATCGCCGGGCTTGGCCGGGCGACCGCCCTCGTTGCTCACGTAGAGCTTGTCGCCGACGACGACCATGCCGCGCGGGGCGTTGCCCACGTTCCAGCTCCGCTGGATGGTCCCGGTCGCGGCGTCGATGGCGACGACCCGGTTCTGGCCGTTGACCGCGGAGTACGCGGTCTTGCCGTCGGCCGAGAACGCCGCCGCGCCCACCAGGGCGTGCTTGGACCCCTGCGCCGGGATGCTGACGGTCCTCGGGCTGGAGACGCCGCCGTCCGCGTTCACGGTGAACACGGTGTAGCCGTCGGGCTGGCCCAGCCACAGCTGCTTGCCGTCGGGCGAGTACGTCGGGCCTTCCTGGCCCACGTTGTTGCCGCTGATGCGGGGGTTCGACGACGCGGCGTTGCTGACGAGCTGTTGCGTCTTCCAGTTCTTCAGGTCCACGATGGCCAGGGCCGCGCCACCGTCGGTGACCGAGGCAGCCATGTGCGTGCCGTCCGGGCTGACCGAGGACGACATGATCTTGCCCTGGTTGATGACAAGACGGTCGCCGTACGGGGCGATGTACTGGTTGCTGGAGACGACCTGGCCATCCTTGGTGACCTGACCGACCTGGTCCGTGCCGAACTGCTGGGTCTGCCCGAGCGCCGTGCCGGCGGCTACGAGGGCGACAGCGGTGGTGCCCGCCGTCAACAGCGGTATCCGGCGGCCGATGCGTCTGCTGATGAGGCTGATCCGAGCTTCCTCGACGAGTTTGCGGCGGCGAGTTACCTGCATTGAGGGTTATCCCTTCGAGGTGGTGTCGAGCAGTTCGACGTTGCCGTCGAACTGCCACAGCGGGTTCGGTGCGTCCCCATCGGGGGTCCGCACCAGGAAGTAGCCGTTCACTTCCTTCGGTCCATCGCCATCGGCCATGAACCGCCCGTCCGGAGTGACATCGAGTTGGTAGATGGCTTGTCCGGTGGCCTCGACGCCGGGAAGATGCCAGGTCACGACGCAGCGCCAGTCATTGCCCGGGCCTTCCGCCGCGACCCTGGTGCTTCCCTTGTCGCACGACGCCGTGGCCTTCAACCGGTCCTCGGTGACGGCGGGCCGGTTGAGCTGGTCGGTCTGCATGCGGTACAGGTGCGCGAACGCCGTGGCGAGCGAGCGCTGCACCTTGTCCTGCT encodes the following:
- a CDS encoding alkaline phosphatase family protein, producing MQVTRRRKLVEEARISLISRRIGRRIPLLTAGTTAVALVAAGTALGQTQQFGTDQVGQVTKDGQVVSSNQYIAPYGDRLVINQGKIMSSSVSPDGTHMAASVTDGGAALAIVDLKNWKTQQLVSNAASSNPRISGNNVGQEGPTYSPDGKQLWLGQPDGYTVFTVNADGGVSSPRTVSIPAQGSKHALVGAAAFSADGKTAYSAVNGQNRVVAIDAATGTIQRSWNVGNAPRGMVVVGDKLYVSNEGGRPAKPGDPTINSYGTQVLADQKTAATTSGTVSVIDLANQDAAVAGIEVGLHPTAVYAKNGAVFVTNTADNNVSVIDTAKDKVVQTISTQPWAKAKVGYEPDAVTLTDDGHLLVTLGRANAVAVYKYTSAQEPVSYVGLLPTDYFPSEITTSGNEVYVSNTRGIDARRKATGGHGTHDTTSSLQKFTLPDDSVIRSYTGKVFKQNGWNGESLKKTDGTPAKPVPVPVKLGDPSTIKHVFLLVKENRTYDQVFGDMPQGNGDPSLTEFGENVTPNQHALAKQFGLFDNTYDIGTNSAEGHNWLMQSDNPEYTESSAGEYTRSYDTEDDALGHQKTGFIWTGAQAARKSVRNFGEFQQFLTKPSGASWQNLYCDSKNMAATGQDTDYPLNSTSPIPSLNDVSVHGFPKFDTSVPDIYRAQIWKKDFEKNGPANLNMFWLSSDHTGGPVSPASQVADNDLAVGQIVDKISHSKYWKDSAIFVVEDDSQAGLDHVDGHRAPVQIISPWARHSTVDSHYYSQINMIRTIEQILGIQPMNQKDTAATPMASAFTQRPDFTPFKALPNRTSLTDGVKTAPSCGLDTPAAQSLKAAAVPSASVPADMKDVAAEWDQWKSKQRLTGPHAVPDYAPPAQMNHLTWYETHNWAKPYPGEKKIYAPQDVPGAYIPSAENDG